The following coding sequences are from one Ursus arctos isolate Adak ecotype North America unplaced genomic scaffold, UrsArc2.0 scaffold_23, whole genome shotgun sequence window:
- the CTSF gene encoding cathepsin F isoform X1: protein MAPWLPLLSLLGLLLGADPAPPRQAADAQAREAAYPELLGPARFALEMYNRGRAAGTWATLGAVRGRVRRAGQGSLYSLKATLEEPPCNDPTVCQLPVSKKTLLCSFEVLDELGKHMLLRRDCGPVDTKVTDDKNETLSSVLPLLNKEPLPQDFSVRMASIFKEFVTTYNRTYESKEEAEWRMSVFSNNMMRAQKIQALDRGTAQYGITKFSDLTEEEFRTIYLNPLLRENRGKKMRLAKSIGDSAPPEWDWRNKGAVTQVKDQGMCGSCWAFSVTGNVEGQWFLKRGSLLSLSEQELLDCDKVDKACLGGLPSNAYSAIKTLGGLETEDDYSYRGHVQTCSFSAKKARVYINDSVELSQNEQKLVAWLAQKGPISVAINAFGMQFYRRGISHPLRPLCSPWLIDHAVLLVGYGNRSGIPFWAIKNSWGTDWGEEVSLVSVAPALPPLSCPSALTGPLPFRQGYYYLHRGSGACGVNTMASSAVVD, encoded by the exons ATGGCACCCTGGCTGCCGCTGCTGTCGCTGCTGGGGCTGCTCCTGGGCGCCGatcccgccccgccccgccaggCAGCCGACGCTCAGGCCCGGGAGGCGGCGTACCCGGAGCTGCTGGGGCCCGCCCGGTTCGCCTTGGAGATGTACAACCGCGGCCGGGCAGCCGGGACGTGGGCGACGCTGGGGGCCGTGCGCGGTCGCGTCCGCCGG GCGGGCCAGGGGTCGCTGTACTCCCTGAAGGCGACCCTCGAGGAGCCTCCCTGCAACGACCCCACGGTGTGCCAGCTCCCTGTGTCCAAGAAGACCCTG cTCTGCAGCTTCGAAGTCCTGGATGAGCTAGGAAAACACATGCTGCTGAGACGGGACTGTGGCCCAGTGGATACCAAGGTTACAG ATGACAAAAATGAGACTTTGAGTTCAGTCCTTCCACTGTTGAACAAGGAACCCCTGCCCCAG GATTTTTCTGTGAGAATGGCTTCAATCTTCAAGGAGTTCGTTACCACCTATAATCGGACATATGAGTCGAAGGAGG AAGCTGAGTGGCGCATGTCTGTCTTTTCCAACAACATGATGAGAGCGCAGAAGATCCAGGCACTGGACCGTGGCACGGCTCAGTATGGGATCACCAAGTTCAGTGACCTTACAG AGGAGGAGTTCCGTACCATCTACCTGAATCCTCTCCTAAGAGAGAACCGTGGCAAGAAGATGCGCTTAGCCAAGTCCATTGGCGACTCTGCCCCACCCGAGTGGGACTGGAGGAATAAGGGGGCTGTCACCCAAGTCAAGGACCAG GGCATGTGTGGCTCCTGCTGGGCTTTCTCAGTCACCGGCAATGTGGAGGGCCAGTGGTTCCTAAAACGGgggtccctgctctccctctctgagcAGG AGCTCTTGGACTGTGACAAAGTGGACAaggcctgcctgggtggcttgcCCTCCAACgcctactcagccataaagactCTGG GAGGGCTGGAGACAGAGGACGACTACAGCTACCGCGGCCACGTGCAGACCTGCAGTTTCTCCGCAAAGAAGGCCAGGGTCTATATCAATGACTCTGTGGAGCTGAGCCAGAATGAGCAGA AGCTGGTGGCCTGGCTGGCCCAGAAGGGCCCCATCTCCGTTGCCATCAATGCCTTTGGCATGCAG TTCTACCGCCGTGGGATCTCCCACCCACTACGGCCCCTTTGCAGCCCTTGGCTCATCGACCATGCTGTGCTGCTTGTGGGCTACGGCAACC GCTCTGGCATTCCCTTCTGGGCCATCAAGAACAGCTGGGGCACTGACTGGGGCGAGGAGGTGAGTCTTGTCTCCGTGGCCCCAGCCCTCCCGCCCCTGTCCTGCCCTAGCGCCCTCACCGGCCCGCTGCCTTTCCGCCAGGGTTACTACTACTTGCACCGTGGGTCCGGGGCCTGTGGTGTGAACACCATGGCCAGCTCGGCAGTGGTGGACTGA
- the CTSF gene encoding cathepsin F isoform X2, translating into MAPWLPLLSLLGLLLGADPAPPRQAADAQAREAAYPELLGPARFALEMYNRGRAAGTWATLGAVRGRVRRAGQGSLYSLKATLEEPPCNDPTVCQLPVSKKTLLCSFEVLDELGKHMLLRRDCGPVDTKVTDDKNETLSSVLPLLNKEPLPQDFSVRMASIFKEFVTTYNRTYESKEEAEWRMSVFSNNMMRAQKIQALDRGTAQYGITKFSDLTEEEFRTIYLNPLLRENRGKKMRLAKSIGDSAPPEWDWRNKGAVTQVKDQGMCGSCWAFSVTGNVEGQWFLKRGSLLSLSEQELLDCDKVDKACLGGLPSNAYSAIKTLGGLETEDDYSYRGHVQTCSFSAKKARVYINDSVELSQNEQKLVAWLAQKGPISVAINAFGMQFYRRGISHPLRPLCSPWLIDHAVLLVGYGNRSGIPFWAIKNSWGTDWGEEGYYYLHRGSGACGVNTMASSAVVD; encoded by the exons ATGGCACCCTGGCTGCCGCTGCTGTCGCTGCTGGGGCTGCTCCTGGGCGCCGatcccgccccgccccgccaggCAGCCGACGCTCAGGCCCGGGAGGCGGCGTACCCGGAGCTGCTGGGGCCCGCCCGGTTCGCCTTGGAGATGTACAACCGCGGCCGGGCAGCCGGGACGTGGGCGACGCTGGGGGCCGTGCGCGGTCGCGTCCGCCGG GCGGGCCAGGGGTCGCTGTACTCCCTGAAGGCGACCCTCGAGGAGCCTCCCTGCAACGACCCCACGGTGTGCCAGCTCCCTGTGTCCAAGAAGACCCTG cTCTGCAGCTTCGAAGTCCTGGATGAGCTAGGAAAACACATGCTGCTGAGACGGGACTGTGGCCCAGTGGATACCAAGGTTACAG ATGACAAAAATGAGACTTTGAGTTCAGTCCTTCCACTGTTGAACAAGGAACCCCTGCCCCAG GATTTTTCTGTGAGAATGGCTTCAATCTTCAAGGAGTTCGTTACCACCTATAATCGGACATATGAGTCGAAGGAGG AAGCTGAGTGGCGCATGTCTGTCTTTTCCAACAACATGATGAGAGCGCAGAAGATCCAGGCACTGGACCGTGGCACGGCTCAGTATGGGATCACCAAGTTCAGTGACCTTACAG AGGAGGAGTTCCGTACCATCTACCTGAATCCTCTCCTAAGAGAGAACCGTGGCAAGAAGATGCGCTTAGCCAAGTCCATTGGCGACTCTGCCCCACCCGAGTGGGACTGGAGGAATAAGGGGGCTGTCACCCAAGTCAAGGACCAG GGCATGTGTGGCTCCTGCTGGGCTTTCTCAGTCACCGGCAATGTGGAGGGCCAGTGGTTCCTAAAACGGgggtccctgctctccctctctgagcAGG AGCTCTTGGACTGTGACAAAGTGGACAaggcctgcctgggtggcttgcCCTCCAACgcctactcagccataaagactCTGG GAGGGCTGGAGACAGAGGACGACTACAGCTACCGCGGCCACGTGCAGACCTGCAGTTTCTCCGCAAAGAAGGCCAGGGTCTATATCAATGACTCTGTGGAGCTGAGCCAGAATGAGCAGA AGCTGGTGGCCTGGCTGGCCCAGAAGGGCCCCATCTCCGTTGCCATCAATGCCTTTGGCATGCAG TTCTACCGCCGTGGGATCTCCCACCCACTACGGCCCCTTTGCAGCCCTTGGCTCATCGACCATGCTGTGCTGCTTGTGGGCTACGGCAACC GCTCTGGCATTCCCTTCTGGGCCATCAAGAACAGCTGGGGCACTGACTGGGGCGAGGAG GGTTACTACTACTTGCACCGTGGGTCCGGGGCCTGTGGTGTGAACACCATGGCCAGCTCGGCAGTGGTGGACTGA